A genomic stretch from bacterium includes:
- the amrA gene encoding AmmeMemoRadiSam system protein A: MLNSEQKQILLKVARETMETYIKTGKTPTFKIDDRLLSEEYGSFVTLHKKGQLCGCIGNIIGTTPLWETVRNMAIESATSDPRFSAVREDELEQIDIEISVLTHPKRIENIDEFHLGKHGVIIKRGFNQGVFLPQVAKETGWSKEEFLSSLCSHKAGLSPDAWKDKTTEIHVFSAQVFREKRAQNIIPLHC, encoded by the coding sequence ATGTTAAATAGTGAGCAAAAACAAATTCTGTTAAAAGTCGCCAGAGAAACTATGGAAACCTATATCAAAACAGGTAAAACACCAACATTCAAAATTGATGATAGACTATTAAGTGAAGAATATGGATCCTTTGTAACCCTCCACAAAAAAGGTCAATTATGCGGCTGCATAGGGAATATTATTGGCACAACGCCTCTCTGGGAAACAGTCAGGAATATGGCAATTGAATCTGCAACAAGTGACCCGAGATTTTCTGCTGTCAGAGAGGATGAATTAGAGCAAATAGATATAGAGATCTCTGTTCTCACTCATCCAAAAAGGATCGAAAATATTGACGAATTCCATTTAGGCAAACATGGAGTAATAATAAAGAGAGGTTTTAATCAAGGAGTATTCCTGCCTCAGGTCGCCAAAGAAACAGGCTGGTCAAAAGAGGAATTCTTATCTTCTCTCTGCAGTCATAAAGCAGGTCTCTCTCCGGATGCATGGAAAGACAAAACCACCGAAATCCACGTCTTCAGCGCACAGGTTTTCAGAGAAAAAAGGGCACAGAATATTATTCCACTACATTGTTAG